The following coding sequences are from one candidate division KSB1 bacterium window:
- a CDS encoding YdbH domain-containing protein, producing the protein MTHKRIKIILISFASFLVITVSGLIVFKQTYLPGMIENRLILELNKIGFTDVMVSFDALSPWQASLKEFSLGIEKELSIRNIEMNYSPKSIMNQKIHSIKLSGVMVKIKFKDGQLDLGPFTNFRPGGDSGIPFKELKVEESVLTIELDNHEYKIPMNVSMRESDETNYSLEVDGLFQGTPIVFTGNFDSKTSELFGSFKLKKLQINQLYQILSSFTAVPDLDSEGSLDLTGNFQITKSDWKAEIKVVSDQLILTPPIEVSPLPIFLTDLFANLNLSKNNLVLVKVNSNLNQSPITAIANINLQTQNGHIEFAIHDLEINQFEKMFNENVPVPIKIDGKINVRGFSKFSRAGGSFETIFQSDRLAVSSEIQNRNLQMTTDSMKIKAEFSLDPFLVSNAIVTIQNMELSDTSSGVSFSDISMTVPYSFSNQEIKQGNFNIQSIGYGGIQFPGIAGMLNSTNNRLDLQGSGIIAEDENLNFSGWVDWNQNDPTAEFHATIANLTLNNEAFWNDLLREYSEYEFDGVASVDADFKMEKGNLLSTINLAFKDVIAHNTYSGTELQGINGMVKITDLFPLTSEIDQKITFESIHSGNFNATNGIILFDINNTDSVTIKQVEFDWLGGKLFCQNTILNLTNNFISFELKVEGLDLQEILDFIGYDGVRGQGKIFGQIPIMLEWGEKNRISFGDGFLEANPNKGVLQISEENARTILGITEDIDPQSANLEETVSLMVFEALQDMEYTKLKIIFKNDEIEGLMTTIQAQGHGPRGDEENQIPIGGLNVNINNLDELINSLIYSNMSAGNLKVN; encoded by the coding sequence TTGACGCATAAACGAATAAAAATCATCCTTATTTCTTTCGCCAGTTTCCTGGTTATTACAGTTTCAGGATTGATCGTTTTTAAGCAAACCTACCTACCAGGAATGATTGAGAATAGACTGATTCTAGAACTAAATAAAATCGGATTTACGGATGTAATGGTAAGCTTTGATGCGCTTTCACCCTGGCAAGCCAGCCTGAAAGAATTCTCGCTAGGCATAGAAAAAGAATTATCCATTCGTAACATAGAAATGAACTACTCTCCGAAATCAATAATGAACCAGAAAATTCATTCCATTAAATTGTCTGGAGTTATGGTCAAGATAAAATTCAAAGATGGCCAATTGGACTTGGGCCCTTTTACTAATTTTCGACCTGGCGGAGATTCCGGAATTCCATTTAAGGAATTAAAAGTAGAAGAATCAGTCTTAACCATTGAATTGGATAATCACGAATATAAGATACCCATGAATGTAAGTATGCGTGAATCAGATGAAACCAACTACTCACTCGAAGTGGATGGTCTCTTTCAAGGTACACCTATAGTTTTCACAGGTAATTTCGATAGTAAAACATCTGAACTGTTTGGCAGCTTTAAACTCAAAAAACTACAAATTAACCAACTTTACCAAATTCTCAGTTCATTTACTGCAGTCCCTGATTTAGACTCTGAAGGGAGCCTGGATTTGACTGGAAATTTTCAAATAACAAAATCCGATTGGAAAGCTGAAATCAAGGTGGTGAGTGACCAGCTAATTCTAACACCTCCGATAGAAGTTTCCCCGTTACCCATTTTCTTAACAGATTTATTTGCAAATTTGAATTTATCCAAAAACAACCTGGTTCTTGTGAAGGTCAATTCAAACTTGAATCAATCGCCAATTACTGCTATCGCCAATATCAATCTCCAAACTCAAAACGGACATATCGAATTTGCAATCCATGACTTAGAAATTAACCAATTTGAAAAAATGTTCAATGAAAACGTACCAGTACCGATTAAAATTGATGGTAAAATAAATGTACGAGGTTTCTCAAAATTTAGTCGTGCCGGCGGCTCTTTTGAGACTATATTTCAAAGCGACCGACTTGCAGTATCATCCGAAATTCAAAATCGAAATTTGCAGATGACTACAGATTCCATGAAAATCAAAGCTGAATTCAGTCTCGACCCTTTCTTGGTTTCGAACGCAATCGTAACCATTCAAAATATGGAACTCTCCGACACAAGTTCCGGAGTATCGTTTAGCGATATTTCGATGACTGTACCCTATTCATTCTCAAATCAAGAAATCAAACAAGGAAACTTTAACATTCAATCAATAGGATACGGAGGTATTCAATTTCCCGGCATTGCAGGTATGCTAAACTCTACAAATAACAGGTTGGATTTACAAGGCTCAGGGATTATTGCAGAAGATGAAAACTTGAATTTCTCCGGTTGGGTCGATTGGAATCAAAACGATCCAACTGCTGAATTCCATGCAACTATTGCCAACCTTACCTTAAATAATGAGGCATTCTGGAACGATCTTCTCCGGGAGTATTCGGAATATGAATTTGACGGAGTTGCCAGCGTCGATGCTGATTTTAAGATGGAAAAAGGAAATTTACTTTCGACAATCAATTTAGCGTTTAAAGATGTGATTGCTCACAATACCTATTCTGGAACCGAATTACAGGGAATAAATGGAATGGTAAAGATTACGGATTTATTTCCTTTAACTTCGGAAATAGACCAGAAAATCACTTTCGAATCCATACATTCCGGCAACTTTAATGCCACCAATGGCATTATTTTATTTGACATTAATAACACAGATTCCGTCACCATAAAACAAGTTGAATTCGATTGGCTGGGTGGAAAACTATTTTGTCAAAACACAATACTCAATCTGACTAACAATTTTATCAGTTTTGAGTTGAAAGTTGAGGGATTGGATTTACAGGAAATTTTAGATTTTATAGGATATGACGGTGTTCGTGGACAGGGTAAAATATTCGGTCAGATTCCAATCATGTTGGAATGGGGAGAGAAAAATCGTATTTCATTCGGTGATGGTTTTTTAGAAGCGAATCCAAATAAAGGTGTCTTACAAATAAGCGAGGAAAATGCCAGGACAATTTTGGGCATAACAGAAGACATCGATCCACAATCGGCGAATCTCGAAGAAACCGTGAGCCTCATGGTTTTCGAAGCTTTGCAGGATATGGAATACACGAAATTGAAAATCATATTCAAGAATGATGAAATTGAAGGATTGATGACAACCATTCAAGCGCAAGGGCATGGACCTCGCGGTGATGAAGAAAATCAAATACCAATCGGCGGATTAAATGTAAATATTAATAATCTTGATGAATTAATAAATAGTTTGATTTATTCTAATATGAGCGCTGGCAATCTTAAAGTGAATTAA